TGTCCGTTAATCGAATGGTCCCATGAGGGTCGAAGGGTCGAAGGATCACTGATCAGATCACCCATCTAAACCTCCCAGTGGAGAAGCCTCTTGATCTCCCTGCACTTATCCAACAAAGTGCAGATCACCAACAGCGACTTCCTGAATATCTCCACCACCTCACTCTCTGAGACCACCAAATCCCGGAACCCTTGAATCTTGGCCTCCCAGCTTTCCTTCCGAAACGAGGCAATGATACGAACAACATAGACAAACGAGGCAAAAGTTCCTCATACCCACGAATTAAAAGCTACTCCATAATTgcatgattaaaataaaaaaaattggaaataaaagAGTAGCTCTCATAAATTGCCttatgttttgtttctttccCACTTTATTTAAATgcaataattacataaaaatcacGTCAACGACACCAACTATCTATTCTCTGCTTGAAATGTGACTGAATTCCAATCATCTAATACAGTTTAAGAAATAGTTCTCAAAGCATGAACCTATATGctcaattataacttataaacTGTATTTGGCACAAAAATAAGgtgaaaaatgtgaaatgcATTGAATGTGTTTACAACAAATCGATCAATTTTTATCAGCAAAAATATGGAACAACTTAAATGTTAATACTGCAATCGCTAACGACCATCACAGCACgcatacaataaataattacagcattgaaaaaaaaagacatcGATTTATAGAGTGAAAGATGaaatttaaatggaaaaatgcGAAGAACTTTGGATTGTTACCTGATTATCAATCGATCATAAGACATGAAGCTGGGGTGCATTGCAGttgcagagagagaaagcgGCTAGGGCACAAAGAACAGGGAGAGAGAAAGCGGTTGTGGCAGAGGGAGAGGAGAAATGAtctaattttcttcttttttatacgacccgtttttattttttatttttgaccCGTAAAGATCCGATTTGACCTGTTTCTTcatggaattgaattaaaattctttTGTGAATGGATAGAATTGAAATGGTGGAATTGGAATTTGTagaattggaattcaattccaaatctacatatttttgtattgCCAAACAGTGAAATTAGAATTGAaggctccaattccaattccatggCCTCAATTCTGCGGTACCAAATAGAGCCTTGGTGTTTTCAATTACTATGATAGGattatttatctaaatttaagctatgtgattattttaatttaagagGTGACTATAATCCATTATCATACGATTAtctatacaaaattaaattgtgagattCAAAGAAACGAAAGTATAAAGAATGAGCCATGTTCAATACCGCAACTCGAATATGGAAAGACACGAGTCTTATCTCCGGGTCAGGGCATCTCGTTTGGTGTGGCCCAATCCAAGTAAGTGAGTAATGGGTGAATGGGCTTTGATAATGAGCCTAAGATATGAGCCACGAAACATCACAATGCTGCGAGACTAATTGGGATTGGGATGAATGATTTGGGCTCTCCAAATGGAACTCCAGGTTTTCACATGTATTTAAACATATTTGGGATTTCGTATGTTTGTTTACTTGGAGGCTACAAAAGAAACAGAGTATGAAGCCAGACGGGGGAATGAAAGTACTCAAATCCCACAATTCTAAACCGCAATGCTCAAGTTTGCTGGTGGACTATAGCCGCAATTctaaatactaatatatattgtttGCTTCGTCGCTTAGTTCAaatgaattaagtaaagaTATACTAATAACTAAATTATCATTACTAgatgaataatattttacatatataatttgtgagtttatattaaaatatcattatcatttAATGCAagtttaaaattgtttattttgtttacttttcCTAGTTTGATTCAAATACATTAACCATCTCACATCACATTGAGTGGTTCTTATTCTTCTACGGGTCCGACCGCCGCAGAGTAACgtacttcttccgtcccacaaagatggTCCCATTTTGACTggacatggattttaagaaatgtaatgaaaaatgagttgaaaaagtttgtGAAATGCGGGtcctacatttatatattagttttataataaaatataaataataatgagttagtggaactaaaaaaatggtaaaaagtgaaatgggacaaactttgtaggacggaccgaaatgaaaaaatgagataatctttgtgggacggagggagtagcttAATTTGGTCAACATTAGGATTAAAACAGCTgaccgttaaaaactaacggaatAGCTAacggaggaccaattgtgTTCCAATTGAAAATGTTCGGGATGAAAAAaaccaaaagataaagtttaggaccaaaatcataaaatggatatatgttcaggaccaattttggcatttactctttatttaatataaattcttaacctccgtgtccaaaagttttgtctcaacttttatgggccATGTGTAGAGGTGCCCAAGGTTCAGGAACCGGCAgttacggttcggaaccgccggttccggttttaaaaattattgaaccggaaccgaaccgcgagGGTGTTTCGCAGTTCCGATTTCGGTTCCAAATTGACGGTTTTTCGGCGTTTTTTTtacggtttttcacggtttTGAACCGCCGGTTATTTTGCGGTTCCGGCTTGATTCAACGATTTTCCGGCGGTTTTTGCGGTTCCAGTTTGGAACTCCTCGGAACCGCCAGTTCCGGCACAGTTTcggtttgaaaatttttgaacttgAACCGAAtcacggttcaaaaatcgacggtttcggttcggataaATTCTCAcagtttcggttcggaacagTAACCGtcggttacggtttcggttttaaccgccggctcgataaaccttgggcaggtctaGACCGTGTGTATTGCAATGGACGTGTGACGTGTCAATATTTTGTCTACTCATACCACACTTGTCAAGCATTCTTGTACTCTAAGACCACTTGTCAACCTAGCATAGATATTTTCATGCAGTTGGCTTAAGTGCATAGCCACACCTAATTCAATAAATGAATGGATCTAAAGACGATATATCATTCGGATTCTAGCAGAAGGTTGAGGATGCATTAGTACAAGACAACTCGTATAAATCCAATTAACTCTTTATTCGAAAAAGTTTAGACTTTTGTACTTCAACATCACAGACAGGTCATATAAATACAGTTGATtatcaatacaaaattttcactAGTCTATCTATATGCTGGTTTCATCGCCCAGGCTGGGAATAAAGCATCTTTctctaattaatagtagtaaaaaagaaaacccttTTTTTCTTCGAAATTTTTTTACACGAGCAAAAATGCAGGGGATTAACCAGATTTACATATTTCTTCTGGAAGAACAGAAATACAATAAGTTCGTaaaatgtagtagtagtactcaACAAAGGTTCATCTTAATTTTACAAACAGAAGATTGACGGTATCATGGTTTATCCACAAAAATACAATTACACATTCCActgaattttcatttctttctagGGATATTCATTTTGGCAAGAATTAGATattataatcaatataaaaCTTTAAAGTTGTTTCGTTTTCATCCTAAATCTTTTACTTCACTAGTAAAGATTTCCCCCATTTCATAGAAATCTGTTGATAAAATAACTTCATAACGTTGCTTCTGTTTCTTTCgttatgaatttattatctttaagTTGTTAAATAATGTAACAGGTTTGATTCGgcaaatagaaaataaatcatcCAACAGAGGCAAAGAAAAGAGGTTGAGCAAAATCAAAGTAGATAACTCGAGAAGAAAGATAATGAACATAGAAACCCAACTCAAAAGAAGGCCATTACATTCGTTTGCTGTGCCTCagtttatttatgaaaaaacaaCCACATAATCAAGCATCTACCACATCAGACTCAGCCGAGGCCAGGACCAATTCCGGCTGAGCAGCCACCGCTCCGTCCAAAGCATTGGGCAGCCCCAGCGCCCTCAACGCCAAGTGCGCCGCCTTCTGACCCGAAATCATCATCGCACCGAAAGTCGGCCCCTGTGTAGACACAATTGAAAACCCCCAAATCAGAACCATCtcaattgaaaaagttgaacactgaattaattaatccgGTTAGGGCTAATTACCATTCTCGGGGCTCCGTCGATCTCGGCGACTTCCATGCCGGTGATGATCATTCCCGGAACGACCTCCCTGGTGAGCCTGACAATGGCATCCTCCGCGGTGTTCATGTCGAGGGCCTTCATCCCGGGGACGCTGTCGATCATTCCGATGCTCCTCAAGCGCTTGACTCCGGTGGCGCCGAATGGGCCGTCGTGGCCGCAGGAGCTGACCACGATTTTGGCCTCGATGACATTGGGGTCCATGCACGACTGTGTGTCGTGGTTCATGGAAACGAGAGCCCAGTTCGTGACGACGCCGGCGACCCTCTCGTTCTTGACGATGAGGTCCTCGGCGGCGACGGCGTTGAAGAGCTTCACGTTGGGGCGGGCCAGGAGCTTGCTCATGATGGTGGAGGTAAAGAGGGCGGCGTGCTTGATCACCACGTAGTCGTCCGTCTCGTCGTACTCGATCTCGAGCTCGTCGAGGAAGTGGTGGGCGGGCTTGCGGACGACCATGGCGGAGAAGAGCTGGCCGCCGAGCCACGCGCCGCCGCCGGGGCTGACGGACTGCTCGATGATGGCGATGTTGATGTTGGGGTTCTTGCTGAGCTCGTACGCGCAGGAGAGGCCGGCCGAGCCCGCGCCGACGATGACGACGTCGGTGTCGGCGTAGGTGATCATGTCGGTCATGTAGCGCCTGGTCATCTCCCGGGAGACGACGGACTCCTTGATGGGCTGGAATTTGAAGCTGTCCAGGTTGTAGGCGGCGGACATGGTCACGGACGCGGATTTCAGGGGCTGGACGGCGGCGGCGCGTGTTGGCACGGCGGAGCCATGGAAGGAGGACTTGCTGTCGAATAATTGGGTTTTAGAGAGGGAGGAGGTGAGGGTGGTGGCCATGGCTGCCATTGATTATGAGTATTTGAtttgagagatgagagaggagagagtgaGGAGTAGTAGTGATTGTTGTTGAGTGTTGATGATTGTTATGAGGGGAGTGTGTGATTATATATGGTGGAAATGAGGGCTGATGATGAAAATATCGGAGGAGAAAAGATCTCGTGATGTGGggttgattttaattttaagtgataatatttgAACGATGCAGAATCGTCAACCTTTTCGTAAAATCTcctttttcataaaatatcacaagtttttgaattattttgtacAAAATAATCTAACGGTACACCAAAATGGGGCAATGGATTTCTGGCTAGCCAGGCTTGTGAACAAGTTCCAACCGTATATTCATTCATAGAAATAGATAGACTACAAATTAGGCTACAAAATACCAAGTCAGGACTGTAATATTTACATATcttaaatatcacattttctGTTTCGATTAATGTCAAAATATAAGCTGTAAACCAATTTAATTCAGGTCAATCCATATCGATTAACACTCGCCCTAACTCGTAATATTTGCATTCATCATGGTATGTACTATATAATGTGGTCATGTGGATGTCAAACTGCGGAAACCATTTTATCAATCCATTTGATACGAAATTTATAACTAACTTTAGCTATTCAGATTTCAGTCACTGCTGTCAGATCAATACCCCAGCATGctttcaaaacaaattaactCTTGcactcctattttttttcttaataattattccctccgtcccattaaatatgcaacatttgaaaattgatacaggtttttatgtagtgttgttttgtaagttaatgaagagagaagtaaatttgagagatgaaaaagtagagatagagatgtttctattttaggaaacgtttcatttttaatggaacaaatggagtatttacgGCTACTTCTACAAGAGCAAAATATagacaaaaatcaaatattcatatcACTTATAATCTGGTATTcaataataactaatcaaaGAATCTGCAGCATTATACccacagaaaataaaagtaaaatgttgtaccacataaaatatatttggcCTTACATAAAAAGAGCCTCATAAAATACATACTCAGTACTTATTTCGTAATTATATAGCTCTCATCATTGAGTTGTCGGGCTATGCACAAATCCTTTGATTACTCACTTGATGAGTAGATATCACACCCCTTCCTAGCATCTAAGTCGgcatttaataattttgtaactataaacaaccaaattttgtacaatcaaaataagattatattaataatttgatatattaattatatattaaaattataaatatagcaAGTGGACAAGTTAAAAAGATTTATTAGCCTTTAACctcattttctatatttatatttgaattttctttctattatttttaaaagttgaattaaagtatgcactaattatatttatggttccaaaaaaataaaaaaaaattatacaaaaatcataaataaatgacCATAATATTATGCACCTTCCAtgtattatactccctccgtcccaagataagtgactcgtattcctttttggagtGTCTCACTATAaatgacctatttccatttttagcaaaaatcatctctcttactttattctccacctactttattctctcttctctcctctacttctctctctcatactttactctctccactttaacttatttaaataccattccttaaattccgtgcccaaaagaaataggtcacttatcttgggacggagggagtatatgcatccaaatattttaattaaatgcataaataaatctattttttgtcaaataaattagtttttggttgtacaaaatttggtcacatagATTTGTTGTTTAAGATAATTTATTGCCAAGCCATATTGTTTATTGCACAGAATAGATAGATGAAGAATATGTGATAATCCATAGAATTCAAGATGTCCAAAATCTATATTAGTAGTAAGAAGGTTCAGTATTGGAAGAAGATAATGGACTTTACATTTGGGCCacaccaaaaatattattgatattacaGACAGACTAACACAAAATTGGTGAATCAGCTGAActctaaaaagtaaaatggggAGGCATGGGATACATAAAGGTGAAACCATAATCTTGCTGTATGAAGAAGACAGAGTGGTAGTAGCATGTTCTGAGGCTGCAGAATTTGCATGGAGAGCACAGTAACCTCTCTATACAATAGCAGAGTGGCAATATACAACATccagacacacacacacaccagaaaaaataagaagaaataacTATCAGTTTATGATTAGACAAAGGCTGTTAGTTAAAGCAGACTAAGCAGCAGCAAACATAGGGAGTTCAGTCTCAGTGGTGGCTGCTGCTGCTTCTGCTGCAACTTCTCAAAAACCATGAATCTTGATTTGCTCTTTTTTCACAATGCTTGCCTGAGATAAACATGGACAAACATATACATCTTCACACATTATGATAAAACTATAGGCCAATTGTTATTTTGAGAAACAAATTAGAAGGTACCTGAACAAGGAACGTCGAGACATTCTTCCTCTGATCACCTTGGAGTTGTATAACCTGTAACCCCCCCACACACACAATGGATGAGGAATTACAGCACAAAAAGCACGAAGAAATGGAATACTCTCACCTGTCCTAGCTCAGGGTCCTGTACCACTGTACCATTGCAGCAAAATTCCTTCTTCAGATCTTTGAGAATTTTGTTATAGCTGAACTCCTTCTTCAAACCCTGGACAGTTGTCAGGCTTTTCCTACCATTCCGCTGCTGGACGCGAATATGCACATATTCTTTTGATCCTGCACCCGAGTTCTCGGCTTTTGCCTCAGCAAAAGGATCTGTAGTTACCAGACAAGTGGACGAATCAGGGCAATGAATAGAAAACTCGAACAGGGTGGAACGAATATGAATGCGtacaaataattgatttaCCAAAGGAGCCAGGGatttggacttcaaaatcagACATGAAATTTAGCTGTCGGAGAGTTCACAGAGACCAACCAACACTGTAACAATAAAAGATTATAACATTGTTAAATAACAACTGGTATAGATGAGGACCAGCCAATAGTTCTTGatgatttattcaaaaataataccaacatttatacataattaaacaaaaggTATCTTTATATCAGGCTGTACAATCTAGGCATTTCTTACTAGGATCActtgaaattttgagaaagaCCTTgtgatttttacaaaattagcCGTAAAGACTGTCATTTCCTTTTGGCAAAATGCAAAGCTCTATTATATCTTGAATTGTTGGAACATTGAAAGGTCCTCTGCCATAACAAATGAACAGAAGAAGCAAGACATGAACTGCAGTAAAAATTGAGACATAACAAATTTGAGCTAAGAGatttaatgaagaaaaaattgtcattCATTAATCTGAAACTTCTACCTCCGGCTAACATAAGGACCACAAACAACCTTCCAAAGTGATAGAGTAATAACCCCAGTTCAACTTTTGTTCCATTAGTTCTTCATATTGGCATGTTCATgctaaaagtgaaatatttcaagtaatcaacattattaaaatgagtCATCAAGTCCATGAATAATCAAGAATGCAAGTATATAACCACACATTTTCAATAGCTTCAGAAACAATACTTATCTTGAAGAGGCCTTATCAAAAGTGCCTATTTCACGTAGTTCTACAAGATAATCTTATTCATATTTTGCACATATATGTGATAAAGATAACATGCACAAGCACCTATGTTACATGATGCGACATTACCAATCAACAGAAAATTGAAATCCCCTCAACAATCCTCATGATTCACTCCAAGAAACAATCATAATATAtgcaaacaaataaacaaagcaTCTTGTTTAAGGAAAAGGGCGTAAAGATAATACGCATTGATGCTGCAATTTAATTAGACGTGCTTGagacaagaaattaaaaaaaatcgcaACTTGAGGAAATATGGCATGCGAATCAACAAAACACATAAAGAGATGGACAGAATTACCTTTGAGATAGGGAAATGTTTTGGTATAGAAAATCGGAAGCAAAAAAtatcgagagagagagagagagggcgAGAGATATACAAGGGGAAATGGCAAtctttctcctctctctttctacatatatatgaTTATACGTATTCtcatataatcatatttaaagAGAACGGAACGCACATCTGCCACTCACGCCCTCAACAATCCtccctctctttctttttcgGTTTTGTTGGATTAcagtttttcttattttatttaatattttatttacatgaataataatatgagCTTTGTTTCcatattatcaaattcaaagtcACAAAACTAAAGAGGATTGTTTCAGacgattgattttttttttttttttagcaagATACTTGTTTAAATACTTAAtacagtatattttttttaatgtaatatttttttgatttaagTTAAATGGTTATTTGAAGTTTGGGTCTTTGGGGTCAATatttagaagaagaaaaaaatcactTCACTGATCGGTTGTCCTTTCTTTTAGGGAagtttattaatattatggaACGTGAATTTTTGAGGCAAGCATTGTTAGCAAAACATAATGTAACCATTTTTACGGGGCACGTAGCTTGTTCCTCCTGATATGCATTATTTAGTCCTCCAATTATATATctgtaataaatatattaatgatatCATAACAACACTCACCATCCATAAAAGATGTTATGCTCTGGAATCTggattcattaattatttccaAAGAAATGATATTGTGTAACAAATCAATACAGTTGATTCCTCACCAACTAACCGTCAAAAGAAAGAACCAAGCAGTATAGGATCCAGGTATTGATTTAAAACTGACAGGAACTACACCTAAGATATTATTCTCTCCGTCCATTTTAGAAGTTTCATTTGAGTTCACCACAtagtttaagaaatataaagaaaaattaatataaaaaaagataataaaatataagtcttacttttatatattaattgtataataaaatatgagtgaaaatgaTCAACTGAAATTGCTAAAATGGGATGGAAGGAGCACCATCCAGGGAAGGGATCCTCTGCTATGTTTAAAAACACAGCATGCCCTACGGTGTATAAAACGCAGCAGAAAACTAATGAAACGTTGCTTCAAACGTTTTCCCTACTTTTTAATACTAAATGATAGTatgttagtattttattatcatcACCGAGAATTTGAGGGGATTTAATCCCAGAAAGAAGTAACcatttaattagttgtaactttattaaattgaaaatcactACTGCTATACTAAAAATTACTTTTagtattaaatgaataaattgtgtttatatttcaAGTATTTTAAGTTATCTCtatactactctctccgtcccatttaTGTTGAGTCAAAATTTTTTtgcacgaaaattaaaaaattatattgaaaagtaggaggcatgaataaaataaaagtgattggatattttgtttttaatcaaaaaataaatgaccGGACCTCCAGAAAGAAATACGACTTAACTTAGTTGGGATGGAGGAACTAGTACACCACTAttgagttttaatttaaatagaaaagtacttcctccattccacaataagagttctatttttccatttccatccAATCCCTTAATAAGAGTGTTATTTCACTTTAACCATTAATAGTGAGTATGtcacacattccaccaacttattttACTCACGTGATATAAGTAGGATCcatactcttttttttttttacacttttttaaattcatgcTCAAACCAAATAGATCTCCTAtggacaaagagagtattttataataaaatatacatatcatatcatatgacatagaaacaaaataatttgaagaAGTGTTTCCCtagtgaataaataaataaattataactgAATGGTTACTTCTTTCTAGGATTAAATCCCCCCAAATTCTCGgtgatgaaattaaaatactaacatATCATTTAGTATTAAAAAGTAGGGAAAACGTTTGAAGcgtcatttcattagtttccTGCTGCGTTTTATGCACCAAAGGGCCTGCTGTGTTTTTAAACAGAGCAGAGGATTCATTCCCCACCATTTATATGACAAATATGGCAAGACAATATGATAAGTTATTAGTGTACgaatacatatacatatttttgaattttttacctaattttttgaaataaataaatgaactttgagatttttgattcttgagtaaaatatagtactaccaaatcactttttaaatttttttgagtaaaaatataagggaattattttttttaatttgagtttaggataaataataaaagtgaaatcattatttaacatatacatatacatttatactaaaatggatttggatttggatttgatataaataaatctGAGTTTAGGTTAAATAGTAAGAGTAAAATTTTTACTCCCGTCTACGAAAAAAGGGACACATTAtgaatgacacgggttttaatgtggaattagtaaagtaagagagacgtagtattagtggaatgtgcggttcatattattaataagagaaaaggagaaaaagtaagaaagaagtaGGGTCGGTGGGGaccatattattagtactccctccgtcccggctaagatgacacattgc
The nucleotide sequence above comes from Salvia hispanica cultivar TCC Black 2014 chromosome 5, UniMelb_Shisp_WGS_1.0, whole genome shotgun sequence. Encoded proteins:
- the LOC125188752 gene encoding thiamine thiazole synthase 2, chloroplastic-like, with product MAAMATTLTSSLSKTQLFDSKSSFHGSAVPTRAAAVQPLKSASVTMSAAYNLDSFKFQPIKESVVSREMTRRYMTDMITYADTDVVIVGAGSAGLSCAYELSKNPNINIAIIEQSVSPGGGAWLGGQLFSAMVVRKPAHHFLDELEIEYDETDDYVVIKHAALFTSTIMSKLLARPNVKLFNAVAAEDLIVKNERVAGVVTNWALVSMNHDTQSCMDPNVIEAKIVVSSCGHDGPFGATGVKRLRSIGMIDSVPGMKALDMNTAEDAIVRLTREVVPGMIITGMEVAEIDGAPRMGPTFGAMMISGQKAAHLALRALGLPNALDGAVAAQPELVLASAESDVVDA
- the LOC125190915 gene encoding protein translation factor SUI1 homolog 2-like, with the protein product MSDFEVQIPGSFDPFAEAKAENSGAGSKEYVHIRVQQRNGRKSLTTVQGLKKEFSYNKILKDLKKEFCCNGTVVQDPELGQVIQLQGDQRKNVSTFLVQASIVKKEQIKIHGF